A stretch of Myceligenerans xiligouense DNA encodes these proteins:
- the sigE gene encoding RNA polymerase sigma factor SigE: protein MSKPEHGGQAAVEPWQPPTWEEIVREHSARVYRLAYRLTGNQQDAEDLTQETFIRVFRSLSSYTPGTFEGWLHRITTNLFLDMARRRKRIRMEAMGDDDGAVAATGEQGRPEREFEHANLGHDVQHALDELRPEYRAAVVLCDIEGLSYEEIAKTLNVKLGTVRSRIHRARAQLREALEHRSPEAVRAGDLGSEA from the coding sequence ATGTCGAAGCCGGAACATGGCGGTCAGGCCGCGGTCGAGCCCTGGCAACCTCCCACCTGGGAGGAGATCGTTCGCGAGCACTCCGCACGGGTCTACCGGCTCGCCTACCGCCTGACCGGCAACCAGCAGGACGCCGAGGACCTGACGCAGGAGACCTTCATCCGCGTCTTCCGGTCCCTGTCGAGCTACACGCCCGGCACGTTCGAGGGCTGGCTGCACCGCATCACGACCAACTTGTTCCTCGACATGGCCCGCCGTCGCAAGCGGATCCGCATGGAGGCCATGGGGGACGACGACGGTGCCGTGGCGGCCACGGGCGAACAGGGGCGGCCCGAGCGGGAGTTCGAGCACGCCAACCTCGGGCACGACGTCCAGCACGCGCTGGACGAGCTGCGGCCGGAGTACCGGGCCGCCGTCGTGCTGTGCGACATCGAGGGGCTCAGCTACGAGGAGATCGCCAAGACGCTGAACGTGAAGCTGGGCACGGTGCGCTCGCGGATCCACCGGGCGCGCGCCCAGCTCCGGGAGGCCCTGGAGCACCGGTCGCCCGAGGCGGTGCGGGCCGGCGACCTCGGGAGCGAGGCATGA
- a CDS encoding O-methyltransferase: protein MYSESFVPEDDVLLRARERAADLGCPSVLPGSGALLRVLAASMRARAVVEVGTGAGVAALWLLRGMPDDGQLTTIDREVEHQRAARESFAEDGVDPRRTRIIPGRADEVLPRLTDGHYDLVLVGAEPYAYPEYVEQALRLLRPGGLLAVDDALHRDRVADPTRRDEITTIVREVGRALRNDDRVMPAMVPSGDGLLLAVRR from the coding sequence ATGTACAGCGAGTCGTTCGTGCCCGAGGACGACGTGCTGCTGCGTGCCCGCGAGCGCGCCGCCGACCTCGGCTGCCCGTCCGTGCTCCCCGGGTCCGGTGCCCTGCTGCGGGTGCTGGCCGCGTCGATGCGTGCGCGGGCGGTGGTGGAGGTCGGTACGGGGGCCGGCGTCGCGGCGCTGTGGCTGCTGCGCGGCATGCCCGACGACGGCCAGCTCACCACCATCGACCGCGAGGTGGAGCACCAGCGGGCGGCCCGGGAGTCCTTCGCCGAGGACGGTGTGGACCCGCGGCGCACGCGCATCATCCCGGGGCGCGCCGACGAGGTGTTGCCTCGTCTCACCGACGGCCACTACGACCTCGTGCTGGTGGGGGCCGAACCGTACGCCTACCCCGAGTACGTGGAGCAGGCTCTGCGGCTCCTGCGCCCGGGTGGGCTGCTGGCCGTGGACGACGCCCTGCACCGGGACCGCGTCGCGGATCCGACCCGACGGGACGAGATCACGACGATCGTGCGGGAGGTGGGCCGCGCGCTGCGCAACGACGATCGGGTCATGCCCGCCATGGTTCCCAGCGGCGACGGCCTGCTGCTGGCGGTCCGGCGCTGA
- a CDS encoding S1C family serine protease, with amino-acid sequence MSDENPFAPPTPASRQEPPRAPAAMPDGAASGPGPDLPPAASPYPFTTPQAVGGPAAGPVPPPPSSPDRRRPRGLGRGSVVLVASLALLAGLVGGIGGSALMDAREDGARPADAALPEAAGGEIVERPDGSVAAIAAEALPSVVSIAVRSADGEATGSGMVLKENGYILTNNHVVAGATSSGAPVFVTFSDGHEERAKIVGATPDYDLAVLKVSETGLTPLVLGDSDAVVVGDDVLAAGSPLGLDATVTTGIVSALHRPVQAGEQSATAFIDAIQTDAAINPGNSGGPLLNAAGEVIGINSAIAQAPGSLTATGNIGLGFAIPSNQARRTAEQLIESGEATFPVIGVLLDQTYQGEGVKVASAAQGGQPPITPDGPADRAGIAPGDVILAIEGRPVSRSDELIVAIRALAPGDAVTLRVRSAGADEGRDVRVVLDEKTSG; translated from the coding sequence ATGAGCGACGAGAACCCCTTCGCACCACCGACCCCCGCGTCCCGGCAGGAGCCGCCGCGGGCCCCGGCGGCGATGCCGGACGGCGCCGCTTCCGGGCCCGGCCCGGATCTGCCACCGGCGGCCTCGCCGTACCCGTTCACCACGCCCCAGGCCGTCGGGGGCCCCGCCGCCGGCCCGGTGCCCCCGCCGCCGTCCTCGCCGGACCGGCGGCGCCCGCGTGGCCTCGGCCGCGGGTCCGTCGTCCTCGTGGCGTCGCTCGCGCTGCTCGCCGGCCTCGTGGGCGGGATCGGCGGGTCCGCCCTGATGGACGCGCGGGAGGACGGCGCCCGCCCGGCCGACGCGGCCCTCCCCGAGGCGGCCGGCGGTGAGATCGTGGAACGGCCCGACGGCTCCGTCGCGGCGATCGCGGCCGAGGCGCTGCCCAGCGTCGTCTCGATCGCGGTGCGGAGCGCGGACGGCGAGGCCACCGGGTCGGGCATGGTCCTCAAGGAGAACGGCTACATCCTCACCAACAACCACGTCGTCGCGGGCGCGACGTCGTCCGGCGCGCCGGTCTTCGTCACCTTCTCCGACGGGCACGAGGAGCGGGCGAAGATCGTGGGCGCCACCCCCGACTACGACCTCGCGGTGCTCAAGGTCAGCGAGACCGGGCTCACGCCGCTGGTGCTGGGCGACTCGGACGCCGTCGTCGTGGGCGACGACGTCCTGGCGGCCGGCTCACCGCTCGGGCTGGACGCGACCGTGACCACCGGCATCGTCTCCGCGCTGCACCGTCCCGTCCAGGCCGGCGAGCAGTCCGCGACGGCGTTCATCGACGCGATCCAGACCGACGCCGCCATCAATCCCGGCAACTCGGGCGGCCCGCTCCTGAACGCGGCGGGCGAGGTGATCGGGATCAACTCGGCGATCGCCCAGGCCCCCGGCTCGCTCACCGCGACGGGCAACATCGGGCTCGGCTTCGCGATCCCGTCCAACCAGGCGCGCCGGACCGCCGAGCAGCTCATCGAGAGCGGCGAGGCGACGTTCCCCGTGATCGGCGTGCTGCTCGACCAGACCTACCAGGGGGAGGGCGTCAAGGTCGCGAGCGCGGCACAGGGCGGCCAGCCCCCGATCACCCCGGACGGCCCCGCCGACCGGGCAGGGATCGCCCCCGGCGACGTGATCCTGGCGATCGAAGGGCGCCCGGTGTCCCGGTCCGACGAGCTGATCGTCGCGATCCGTGCCCTGGCGCCGGGAGACGCCGTGACCCTCCGGGTCCGGTCCGCCGGGGCGGACGAGGGCCGTGACGTGCGGGTCGTCCTCGACGAGAAGACCAGCGGCTAG
- the folP gene encoding dihydropteroate synthase yields MSGSEHGPAASGAPGGTPAGDPAPPGSSPLVLRGREVGRDGTAVRPVVMAVVNRTTDSFFAPARLPDDDAALRAAEQALAHGAEILDVGGVRAGVGPAVDETEEIRRVVPFVARVRTELPELLVSVDTWRAGVARAAVEAGADLINDTWAGHDPALVEVAGAAGVGVVCSHTGGATPRTDPYRVDYPPPPVPGGAGEESVPGLRDPRDGVVDDVLATLRAAAERAVAAGVPPASVIVDPTHDFGKNTWHSLHLLRRTAALAELRFPLLMALSRKDFVGETLDLPPAERLEGTLAATAVAAWLGARVFRAHDVRATRRVLDMVAVLRDEAPPAAALRGLG; encoded by the coding sequence GTGAGCGGATCCGAGCACGGTCCCGCGGCGTCCGGCGCCCCGGGCGGAACGCCGGCCGGGGACCCGGCGCCACCCGGCTCGTCCCCGCTCGTGCTGCGCGGACGCGAGGTCGGGCGCGACGGGACCGCCGTGCGCCCCGTGGTGATGGCGGTGGTCAACCGCACCACCGACTCGTTCTTCGCCCCCGCGCGGCTGCCCGACGACGATGCCGCGCTCCGGGCCGCCGAACAGGCCCTGGCGCACGGGGCGGAGATCCTCGACGTCGGCGGGGTGCGGGCCGGCGTCGGCCCCGCGGTGGACGAGACCGAGGAGATCCGGCGCGTCGTGCCGTTCGTCGCCAGGGTCCGCACGGAGCTGCCGGAGCTGCTGGTCTCCGTGGACACCTGGCGGGCCGGTGTGGCGCGCGCCGCCGTCGAGGCCGGCGCCGACCTGATCAACGACACCTGGGCCGGCCACGACCCGGCACTCGTGGAGGTGGCCGGAGCGGCGGGCGTGGGCGTCGTGTGCTCGCACACGGGCGGCGCGACCCCGAGAACCGATCCTTACCGCGTGGACTACCCGCCGCCCCCGGTGCCCGGTGGGGCGGGGGAGGAGAGCGTGCCCGGCCTCCGCGACCCGCGGGACGGCGTCGTCGACGACGTGCTGGCGACGCTGCGGGCGGCCGCGGAGCGCGCCGTGGCCGCCGGGGTGCCGCCGGCGTCCGTCATCGTGGACCCGACGCACGACTTCGGGAAGAACACCTGGCACTCCCTGCACCTGCTGCGCCGTACCGCCGCGCTCGCGGAACTCCGGTTCCCGCTCCTGATGGCCCTGAGCCGGAAGGACTTCGTGGGTGAGACGCTCGACCTGCCGCCGGCCGAGCGCCTGGAGGGCACGCTGGCGGCCACGGCGGTGGCGGCGTGGCTCGGCGCGAGGGTGTTCCGCGCGCACGACGTGCGGGCGACCCGACGGGTTCTCGACATGGTGGCCGTGCTCCGCGACGAGGCGCCGCCCGCGGCCGCCCTTCGCGGGCTCGGCTGA
- a CDS encoding anti-sigma factor family protein yields the protein MTPHLGSWISALADGQLDASRTEEALAHVATCRACARELDDARRSRRLLSSAMDDVRPDPALTARLIALQASIPGTDDDPLRSPRRPAFDAPEYGARPQGAGRPGWGGVPLPGLVDGVRLSGHVPTGRRRAARVLAFGAGSVGALGLVLFGLGQSPQVTPGISAADAMTMLARTGPDERAAGTDVLAGLAPAGTIPEQRSAAALDWVTAEGWAAPSDLPDGLEVTAVRLLGEEGQVLEIDLAGDAGHAVVRERVGRLAGDDSVQVLARTPAHLAWQSDEVVVDVVADLPEDMLGELVASFPARDYDAGVLSRIARGWSTATGAISSP from the coding sequence ATGACTCCGCACCTCGGATCCTGGATCTCGGCACTGGCCGACGGGCAGCTCGACGCGAGCCGGACCGAAGAGGCCCTGGCGCACGTGGCGACGTGCCGGGCGTGCGCGCGTGAGCTGGACGACGCGCGGCGTTCGCGCCGTCTGCTGTCGTCCGCCATGGACGACGTGCGGCCCGACCCCGCACTGACCGCACGCCTCATCGCGCTCCAGGCGTCGATCCCGGGCACCGACGACGACCCGCTGCGCAGCCCTCGCCGGCCGGCGTTCGACGCGCCGGAGTACGGTGCGCGCCCGCAAGGAGCGGGCCGTCCGGGGTGGGGCGGCGTCCCGCTGCCCGGCCTGGTCGACGGCGTCCGCCTGAGCGGGCACGTCCCCACGGGCCGACGCCGCGCGGCCCGGGTTCTCGCGTTCGGTGCGGGCAGCGTGGGCGCGCTCGGCCTGGTCCTGTTCGGGCTGGGCCAGAGCCCGCAGGTGACGCCGGGCATCTCCGCGGCCGACGCGATGACGATGCTCGCCCGCACGGGACCGGACGAGCGGGCCGCGGGCACGGACGTCCTGGCCGGGCTCGCCCCGGCCGGCACGATTCCCGAGCAGCGCAGCGCGGCCGCCCTCGACTGGGTCACCGCGGAGGGCTGGGCGGCGCCCTCCGACCTGCCCGACGGGCTGGAGGTGACGGCGGTGCGGCTGCTCGGCGAGGAGGGCCAGGTGCTCGAGATCGACCTGGCGGGCGACGCGGGACACGCCGTCGTGCGCGAGCGGGTGGGCCGCCTGGCCGGGGACGACTCGGTCCAGGTGCTGGCCCGCACCCCGGCTCACCTGGCATGGCAGTCGGACGAGGTGGTGGTCGACGTCGTGGCCGATCTTCCCGAGGACATGCTCGGCGAGCTCGTGGCATCCTTCCCGGCCCGTGACTACGATGCCGGGGTCCTGTCCCGCATCGCACGCGGGTGGAGCACGGCTACGGGAGCGATCAGCAGTCCATGA
- a CDS encoding DUF3117 domain-containing protein yields MAAMKPRTGDGPMEVTKEGRGIVMRVPLEGGGRLVVELNATEATELGEALKGVVG; encoded by the coding sequence ATGGCTGCGATGAAGCCGCGTACGGGTGACGGGCCGATGGAGGTCACCAAGGAGGGGCGCGGCATCGTCATGCGTGTTCCGCTCGAGGGCGGCGGTCGGCTGGTCGTCGAGCTCAACGCGACCGAGGCGACGGAATTGGGCGAGGCACTCAAGGGCGTTGTCGGCTGA
- a CDS encoding 2'-5' RNA ligase family protein, with translation MNIPDRAPGQVRIGIAVAVPEPYAAQLAAARSAVGDPLADLIPPHITLLGPTVIDQPDLDKVRAHLDQVAASVGPFEVHLRGTATFRPVSPVVFVALAQGIAECEMIESRVRTGMLAQDLRFNYHPHVTIAHEVPNDRLDKAYEALRDFEARFEVASFWQYEHGDDGVWRPQREFGLRR, from the coding sequence GTGAACATCCCGGATCGCGCCCCCGGGCAGGTTCGCATCGGGATCGCGGTGGCCGTCCCGGAGCCGTACGCGGCGCAGCTCGCCGCCGCGCGGTCGGCGGTCGGTGACCCGCTCGCGGACCTCATCCCGCCGCACATCACGCTGCTGGGCCCCACCGTCATCGATCAGCCGGACCTGGACAAGGTGCGCGCCCACCTGGACCAGGTGGCGGCCTCGGTCGGGCCGTTCGAGGTGCACCTGCGGGGCACGGCCACGTTCCGGCCGGTGTCGCCGGTGGTGTTCGTCGCGCTGGCGCAGGGCATCGCCGAGTGCGAGATGATCGAGTCGCGGGTGCGCACCGGCATGCTCGCCCAGGACCTGCGGTTCAACTACCACCCGCATGTGACGATCGCGCACGAGGTGCCGAACGACCGCCTCGACAAGGCGTACGAGGCGCTGCGCGACTTCGAGGCCCGGTTCGAGGTCGCCAGCTTCTGGCAGTACGAGCACGGGGACGACGGCGTGTGGCGCCCCCAGCGCGAGTTCGGCCTGAGGCGCTGA
- the trpS gene encoding tryptophan--tRNA ligase → MPSDTQVAAGPTAVADRPVKQRIFSGMQPTHDSLTIGNYIGALQQWVALQDSYEALYCVVDLHALTVHPDPAVLRERTRRTAAQYLAGGVDPERSILLVQSHVPEHTELAWLLSCQTGFGEASRMTQFKDKAARQGTEGTTVGLFTYPVLMAADILLYDAALVPVGEDQRQHLELSRDLAERLNTRFGEGTAVVPDAHIVRDVAKIYDLQEPTAKMSKSEAGKGSLLLLEDVKRAAKKIKSAVTDADETYGVRFDPAEKPGISNLLTIFSAVTGRGVDEIAAEYDGRGYGHLKVDLADAVVAFLEPFQQRANDYLEDPAELDAVLADGAERARAIARPVLDRIKDRFGLLPARAGDPR, encoded by the coding sequence ATGCCGTCCGATACTCAGGTTGCAGCGGGACCTACGGCCGTGGCCGACCGTCCCGTGAAGCAGCGCATCTTCTCCGGGATGCAGCCCACGCACGACTCGCTGACCATCGGGAACTACATCGGTGCGTTGCAGCAGTGGGTAGCGCTGCAGGATTCGTACGAGGCGCTCTACTGCGTGGTGGACCTGCACGCTCTCACGGTTCATCCGGATCCCGCCGTGCTGCGCGAGCGCACGCGCCGTACCGCCGCGCAGTACCTGGCCGGCGGGGTGGACCCGGAACGCTCGATCCTGTTGGTCCAGTCCCACGTGCCCGAGCACACGGAGCTGGCGTGGCTGCTCTCCTGCCAGACGGGTTTCGGCGAGGCCAGCCGCATGACGCAGTTCAAGGACAAGGCGGCGCGGCAGGGGACCGAGGGCACCACCGTCGGGCTGTTCACGTATCCGGTGCTCATGGCGGCCGACATCCTGCTGTACGACGCCGCGCTCGTGCCCGTCGGTGAGGACCAGAGGCAGCACCTCGAGCTCTCGCGCGACCTGGCCGAGCGGCTGAACACGCGGTTCGGCGAGGGGACCGCCGTCGTGCCGGACGCGCACATCGTCAGGGACGTCGCCAAGATCTACGACTTGCAGGAGCCCACCGCGAAGATGAGCAAGTCGGAGGCGGGCAAGGGCTCGCTCCTGCTGCTCGAGGACGTGAAGCGCGCCGCCAAGAAGATCAAGTCCGCCGTGACCGACGCGGACGAGACCTACGGCGTGCGGTTCGACCCGGCGGAGAAGCCGGGCATCTCCAACCTGCTGACGATCTTCTCGGCGGTCACCGGCCGCGGCGTCGACGAGATCGCCGCCGAGTACGACGGTCGCGGCTACGGCCACCTCAAGGTGGACCTGGCCGATGCCGTCGTGGCGTTCCTGGAGCCGTTCCAGCAGCGGGCGAACGACTACCTGGAGGACCCGGCCGAGCTCGACGCCGTGTTGGCCGACGGGGCCGAACGGGCGCGCGCGATCGCGCGACCGGTCCTGGACCGGATCAAGGACCGCTTCGGGCTGCTCCCGGCGCGCGCCGGGGATCCGCGGTGA
- the sdhA gene encoding succinate dehydrogenase flavoprotein subunit, with protein sequence MITHQYDVVIVGAGGAGMRAALESSKETRTAVISKLYPTRSHTGAAQGGMCASLANVEEDNWEWHTFDTIKGGDYLVDQDAAEIMAKEAIDAVFDLERMGLPFNRTPEGKIDQRRFGGHTRNHGEAAVRRACYAADRTGHMILQTLYQNCVKQDVEFFNEFYVLDLITDRDLATEDVEEGAEVNATGVVAYDLATGEIHVFQAKAIVFATGGAGKIFKTTSNAHTLTGDGMALAYRRGLPLEDMEFFQFHPTGLAGLGILLSEAARGEGGILRNADGERFMERYAPTIKDLAPRDIVARSMANEVREGRGAGPNKDYVLLDLTHLEPAHIDAKLPDITEFARTYLGIEPYTEPVPVYPTAHYAMGGVPTNVAGEVLRNGHDVVKGLYAAGEVACVSVHGSNRLGTNSLLDINVFGKRSGRSAAAYAKTASFIDLPENPAVAVEAQLTELRERPEGERIADIRRALQETMDANAQVFRTGESLNQALSDIRELRKRYQNASVQDKGKMFNTDLLEAVELGFLLDIAEVTVVGALNRKESRGGHYREDFPDRDDANYMQHTMAYRRPTAAADEAEGHIAGYFDHVEEFDGYKVVLGSKTVTQTRYEPMERKY encoded by the coding sequence TTGATCACCCACCAGTACGACGTCGTGATCGTCGGTGCGGGCGGCGCGGGCATGCGCGCCGCACTCGAGTCCTCCAAGGAGACTCGTACCGCGGTCATCTCCAAGCTGTACCCCACCCGCTCCCACACCGGCGCCGCCCAGGGCGGCATGTGCGCCTCGCTCGCCAACGTCGAGGAGGACAACTGGGAGTGGCACACGTTCGACACCATCAAGGGTGGCGACTACCTCGTCGACCAGGACGCCGCCGAGATCATGGCCAAGGAGGCCATCGACGCGGTCTTCGACCTGGAGCGCATGGGCCTGCCGTTCAACCGCACGCCCGAGGGCAAGATCGACCAGCGCCGGTTCGGCGGGCACACCCGCAACCACGGTGAGGCCGCGGTGCGCCGGGCCTGCTACGCCGCGGACCGCACGGGCCACATGATCCTGCAGACGCTGTACCAGAACTGCGTCAAGCAGGACGTCGAGTTCTTCAACGAGTTCTACGTGCTCGACCTCATCACCGACCGCGACCTCGCCACCGAGGACGTCGAGGAGGGCGCCGAGGTCAACGCGACCGGCGTCGTCGCCTACGACCTCGCGACGGGCGAGATCCACGTCTTCCAGGCCAAGGCCATCGTGTTCGCCACGGGCGGCGCCGGGAAGATCTTCAAGACGACGTCGAACGCGCACACCCTGACCGGCGACGGCATGGCGCTCGCCTACCGCCGCGGCCTGCCGCTGGAGGACATGGAGTTCTTCCAGTTCCACCCGACAGGGCTGGCCGGGCTCGGCATCCTCCTGTCGGAGGCGGCCCGCGGCGAGGGCGGCATCCTGCGCAACGCCGACGGCGAGCGGTTCATGGAGCGATACGCCCCGACGATCAAGGACCTGGCGCCGCGCGACATCGTCGCCCGGTCGATGGCCAACGAGGTCCGCGAGGGCCGCGGGGCGGGCCCGAACAAGGACTACGTCCTGCTCGACCTCACGCACCTGGAGCCCGCGCACATCGACGCGAAGCTGCCGGACATCACGGAGTTCGCGCGCACCTACCTCGGCATCGAGCCGTACACCGAGCCGGTACCGGTCTACCCGACGGCGCACTACGCGATGGGCGGCGTGCCGACCAACGTGGCCGGCGAGGTGCTGCGCAACGGGCACGACGTCGTCAAGGGCCTGTACGCGGCCGGCGAGGTCGCCTGCGTCTCGGTGCACGGCTCGAACCGTCTCGGCACCAACTCGCTGCTCGACATCAACGTGTTCGGCAAGCGGTCCGGGCGCTCCGCGGCGGCGTACGCGAAGACGGCGTCGTTCATCGACCTGCCGGAGAACCCGGCCGTCGCGGTCGAGGCGCAGCTCACCGAGCTGCGCGAACGGCCCGAGGGTGAGCGCATCGCGGACATCCGCCGCGCGCTGCAGGAGACGATGGACGCGAACGCCCAGGTGTTCCGCACCGGGGAGTCGCTCAACCAGGCGCTGTCCGACATCCGCGAACTGCGCAAGCGTTACCAGAACGCTTCCGTGCAGGACAAGGGCAAGATGTTCAACACGGACCTCCTGGAGGCCGTCGAGCTGGGCTTCCTGCTCGACATCGCGGAGGTCACCGTGGTCGGCGCGCTGAACCGGAAGGAGTCGCGCGGCGGGCACTACCGCGAGGACTTCCCGGACCGCGACGACGCGAACTACATGCAGCACACGATGGCGTACCGGCGGCCCACCGCCGCGGCCGACGAGGCCGAGGGGCACATCGCGGGCTACTTCGATCACGTCGAGGAGTTCGACGGCTACAAGGTGGTGCTGGGCTCCAAGACGGTGACCCAGACCCGGTACGAGCCGATGGAACGGAAGTACTGA
- a CDS encoding succinate dehydrogenase iron-sulfur subunit, which yields MTAVMEKADASAKAGEIPSFDVTIRVRRFNPEGDAAGESHWDEFQITAYGTDRVLDALHKIKWEHDGSLTFRRSCAHGVCGSDAMRINGRNRLACKTLLKDVNPSKPITVEPIKGLPVVKDLVVDMEPFFASYREIMPFLITNGNEPTRERIQSAEQRERFDDTTKCILCAACTSSCPVFWTDGQYFGPAAIVNAHRFIFDSRDEGGQQRLEILNDKEGVWRCRTTFNCTEACPRGIEVTKAIQEVKRAMITRAF from the coding sequence ATGACTGCTGTGATGGAGAAGGCCGACGCGAGCGCGAAGGCGGGCGAGATCCCGAGCTTCGACGTGACGATCAGGGTCCGCCGGTTCAACCCGGAGGGCGACGCCGCCGGTGAGTCGCACTGGGACGAGTTCCAGATCACCGCGTACGGCACGGACCGCGTGCTGGACGCGCTGCACAAGATCAAGTGGGAGCACGACGGCTCGCTGACGTTCCGCCGGTCGTGCGCGCACGGCGTGTGCGGGTCGGACGCGATGCGGATCAACGGCCGCAACCGCCTCGCGTGCAAGACGCTGCTCAAGGACGTCAACCCGTCCAAGCCCATCACCGTGGAGCCCATCAAGGGCCTGCCCGTGGTGAAGGACCTGGTCGTGGACATGGAGCCGTTCTTCGCGTCGTACCGGGAGATCATGCCGTTCCTCATCACGAACGGGAACGAGCCCACCAGGGAGCGCATCCAGTCCGCCGAGCAGCGCGAGCGGTTCGACGACACGACGAAGTGCATCCTGTGCGCCGCCTGCACGTCGAGCTGCCCGGTGTTCTGGACCGACGGCCAGTACTTCGGCCCGGCGGCGATCGTGAACGCGCACCGGTTCATCTTCGACAGCCGTGACGAGGGTGGGCAGCAGCGCCTGGAGATCCTCAACGACAAGGAGGGCGTGTGGCGCTGCCGCACCACCTTCAACTGCACGGAGGCGTGCCCGCGAGGCATCGAGGTCACGAAGGCGATCCAGGAGGTCAAGCGGGCGATGATCACCCGCGCCTTCTGA
- a CDS encoding YihY/virulence factor BrkB family protein, whose amino-acid sequence MREVKELWQRWQDSRPGRTLTRYTERGGNVLCGGMAYTALFSLFAALTIGYTAFSAVLGGDMELRYEVLVQVDRWVPGLIDTGSGGVVQPEELMLTSGISLTSVAAVIVLLWSATTFMGALRVAVRTMFDLTDDGPNLLVARLLQLAGFLLLLVGVLVGAVVGVAVSTAAPWLMDQLGLGGASRGVVRGLGLVAGVVVDAAVVAGVIRYVAGVRIPRRELLTTAVAVGVATGLLRWAGSSLVVELATRNALLAGFAVLVSVLILVNLVARVLLLSCAWAAERNGDRADGGAEADGARAGETEPEPVATPRT is encoded by the coding sequence GTGCGCGAGGTCAAGGAGCTCTGGCAGCGGTGGCAGGACTCGCGGCCGGGACGCACCCTCACGCGGTACACCGAGCGTGGCGGGAACGTGCTGTGCGGCGGCATGGCCTACACCGCGCTGTTCTCCCTGTTCGCCGCCCTCACGATCGGCTACACCGCGTTCTCCGCCGTGCTCGGCGGGGACATGGAGCTGCGGTACGAGGTGCTCGTCCAGGTCGACCGGTGGGTCCCGGGCCTGATCGACACCGGGTCGGGCGGGGTGGTCCAGCCGGAAGAGCTCATGCTGACGAGCGGGATCAGCCTGACGTCCGTCGCCGCGGTGATCGTGCTGCTGTGGTCCGCGACCACGTTCATGGGCGCGCTGCGGGTCGCCGTGCGCACCATGTTCGACCTGACCGACGACGGCCCGAACCTCCTGGTGGCGCGGCTGCTGCAGCTCGCGGGCTTCCTGCTGCTGCTCGTCGGGGTGCTCGTGGGGGCGGTCGTCGGCGTCGCGGTGAGCACGGCGGCGCCCTGGCTCATGGACCAGCTCGGGCTCGGGGGCGCGAGCCGTGGCGTCGTCCGGGGCCTGGGGCTCGTCGCCGGGGTGGTCGTCGACGCCGCGGTCGTGGCGGGCGTGATCCGGTACGTCGCGGGCGTCCGCATCCCGAGGCGGGAACTGCTCACGACGGCCGTCGCGGTGGGCGTCGCGACGGGTCTGCTGCGCTGGGCGGGCAGCTCGCTCGTCGTGGAGCTGGCCACCCGTAACGCGCTCCTGGCCGGCTTCGCGGTCCTGGTCAGCGTCCTGATCCTGGTCAACCTCGTGGCACGGGTCCTGCTCCTGTCGTGCGCCTGGGCGGCCGAGAGGAACGGGGACCGGGCGGACGGCGGGGCGGAGGCGGACGGCGCCCGCGCCGGGGAGACCGAGCCGGAGCCGGTGGCGACGCCCCGGACATGA
- a CDS encoding twin-arginine translocase TatA/TatE family subunit — protein MFGINGWELGLIVVLAVVLIGPERLPGYAEQLGGAVRRARGYLTDARSRVDEELGPEFRDVDWSKFDPRQYDPRKIVRDALLDDAPLDHGGSGPARPGTAGDGAAGTTTPTGRPPYDDEAT, from the coding sequence GTGTTCGGGATCAACGGCTGGGAGCTAGGTCTCATCGTGGTGCTGGCGGTCGTGCTCATCGGCCCTGAGCGGCTGCCGGGCTACGCCGAGCAGCTCGGCGGCGCCGTGCGGAGGGCGCGCGGCTACCTCACCGACGCGAGGAGCCGGGTCGACGAGGAGCTCGGGCCGGAGTTCCGGGACGTCGACTGGTCGAAGTTCGACCCGCGGCAGTACGACCCGCGCAAGATCGTGCGTGACGCCCTCCTGGACGACGCCCCCCTCGACCACGGCGGCTCCGGTCCCGCGCGGCCGGGGACGGCCGGGGACGGCGCGGCCGGCACGACGACGCCCACCGGGCGGCCTCCCTACGACGACGAGGCCACCTGA